A stretch of the Helicoverpa zea isolate HzStark_Cry1AcR chromosome 15, ilHelZeax1.1, whole genome shotgun sequence genome encodes the following:
- the LOC124636772 gene encoding WD repeat-containing protein 61-like yields MSITTLYYMQLKRENAHEDSIWCCGWSKIDNEKPKEPENENIEPSHDSNHEAEVSSENYLITGGLDDLIKVWQLENGKLEEKHQLEGHSLGVISVAVSPDGKTLASSSQDSSLILWDLTNGEKIKTMETGPTDVWTLDFSPDGKHVISGSNAGKILIFGVESGKQEQTLDTRGKFTLSVAYSPDGKYIASGALDGIINIFDVAQGKLVHTLEGHAMPIRSLCFSPDSQLLLTASDDGHMKLYDVVHANLAGTLSGHASWVLSVAFSPDGKRFASGSADRTVRVWDLDSMQCQHVFKEHSDQVWGVKFNAESNKIMSVSEDKSLNIYDCPL; encoded by the exons ATGTCGATTACTACATTG taTTATATGCAATTGAAACGGGAAAATGCGCATGAGGACTCAATTTGGTGTTGTGGCTGGAGTAAAATAGATAATGAGAAGCCTAAAGAGCCTGAAAATGAGAATATTGAGCCTTCACA TGATTCGAACCACGAAGCTGAAGTTAGTTCAGAGAACTACTTGATCACTGGAGGGCTTGATGACTTGATCAAAGTGTGGCAGCTTGAGAACGGCAAACTGGAGGAGAAACATCAGTTGGAAGGACACTCTTTGGGTGTCATATCTGTTGCTGTCAGCCCTGATGGGAAGA CATTAGCCAGCAGTTCTCAAGACTCCTCCCTAATACTTTGGGACTTGACGAATGGTGAGAAAATAAAGACAATGGAGACAGGTCCCACAGATGTGTGGACTTTAGACTTCTCTCCTGATGGCAAACATGTTATATCTGGGAGCAATGCGGGGAAGATTCTCATATTTGGAGTAGAAAGTGGGAAGCAAGAGCAGACTTTAGATACAAGAGGAAAATTCACATTGAGTGTTGCTTAT AGTCCAGATGGAAAGTACATAGCAAGTGGAGCCCTGGACGGTATCATCAACATCTTCGATGTGGCTCAAGGCAAGCTTGTCCATACGTTAGAAGGTCACGCTATGCCTATAAGGAGTCTTTGCTTCTCACCAGACTCTCAGTTACTGCTCACAGCCTCTGATGATGGGCATATGAAACTTTATGATGt AGTTCATGCAAACTTAGCGGGCACATTGTCAGGGCATGCCTCATGGGTGCTGTCAGTAGCTTTCTCACCTGATGGCAAAAGGTTTGCATCAGGCAGTGCAGACCGGACGGTACGAGTCTGGGACCTAGACAGTATGCAGTGCCAACATGTATTTAAGGAACACAGTGATCAG GTTTGGGGTGTGAAGTTTAATGcagaaagtaataaaattatgtctgtATCAGAAgataaaagtttaaatatttatgactgcccattataa